One segment of Cutaneotrichosporon cavernicola HIS019 DNA, chromosome: 4 DNA contains the following:
- a CDS encoding uncharacterized protein (Inhibitor of apoptosis-promoting Bax1) yields the protein MTSPPKYGSTNGGEDASSSTPLLGQSSAPQQKGMAGLGPDDFAAATLAAQAGSSRNAWMDQPAEDDIPDDFKIGVVVADCDEAIRRAFIRKVYAILLCQLGLTAAVSGVLMLPGPGAYVQNNPWIIIVSVICSFISLFGVYWKRHNYPANMLVLTAFTFFESIMIGTTCSFYDAKIVMQALIITTGVFVGFTLFTFQTKLDFSSFGPFLFGGLMGLITAGLVGIFIPFGKTTDLVIACIGVLVFSGFVLYDTQNIMKRLSVDEAILASLSLYLDFLNLFLYILRILNNSNND from the exons ATGACTTCGCCACCAAAGTACGGCTCAACCAACGGCGGCGAAGACGCTAGCTCGTCCACGCCGCTCCTTGGCCAGTCCTCGGCGCCCCAGCAGAAGGGCATGGCAGGCCTCGGTCCCGACGACTTTGCCGCCGCAACTCTCGCTGCACAGGCCGGAAGCAGCCGCAACGCGTGGATGGACCAgccggccgaggacgacattCCTGACGACTTCAAGAtcggtgtcgtcgtcgccgactGCGACGAGGCGATCCGCCGCGCGTTCATCCGCAAAGTCTACGCCATCCTGCTCTGCCAGCTCGGTCTCAccgctgccgtcagcggGGTTCTCATGCTCCCTGGTCCCGGGGCGTATGTCCAGAACAACCCGTGGATCATCATCGTCTCGGTTATCTGCTCGTTCATCAGCCTCTTCGGCGTGTACTGGAAGCGCCACAACTACCCGGCCAACATGCTCGTCCTCACGGCGTTTACGTTCTTCGAGAGCATCATGATCGGCACGACATGCTCGTTCTACGACGCCAAGATT gttATGCAGGCTCTGATTATTACCACGGGTGTGTTCGTCGGCTTCACGCTCTTCACGTTCCAGACCAAGCTCGACTTTAGCAGCTTTGGCCCATTCCTCTTCGGCGGCCTCATGGGTCTTATCACCGCgggcctcgtcggcatctTCATCCCCTTTGGCAAGACGACCGACCTCGTCATTGCGTGTATTGGTGTCCTCGTCTTCTCCGGCTTTGTCCTCTACGACACCCAAAACATCATGAAGCGTCTGAGTGTTGACGAGGCGATTCTCG CGTCGCTGTCCCTCTATCTCGATTTCTTGAATCTATTCCTCTACATTCTGCGTATT CTCAACAACTCGAACAACGACTAG
- a CDS encoding uncharacterized protein (ubiquitin carboxyl-terminal hydrolase 12): protein MHSPRDGDQAPPPALNLKRPPPSPSTSSSPKRAASEDPLALVADHPPPSALPSSPLGMDIDEAESTGWVARTGQVSLADERCRDVQGAVMASGSPPFTPGSTYYLITKSFFQALTTYACSGEGSTPQPDFDKLAQGDPVELWAPGRDGKATLQAFWKVRDGLEEDIDFMFTGADGWDALTALTGKSEPAFPRICMPGGTIEVSPNIYCLHVVTTTPSIPVPPATPPGPILFTLPRSSTVVQLREFLRTVLANRVSATAPIRVFSLESAESPAGLKVMAKDLAGFNAKLLNGNTDTIETLGFANNDSLVVEIGSPKFEVDVDLATQKAINIGGPAPLFAKPAFYSGTSTVGESSSSSNQFLSLANAKHPMMMTRSQVRGKSAGKGLVGLSNLGNTCFLASATQCLSNTHVLVDYFLTDVFKEELNPDNPLGMHGQVAEAFGDTVQNLWESPSFSSYAPRRLKGTCSRFAPQFAGYGQHDTQEFLAFLLDGLHEDLNRIKKKPYIEKPDWKAGGGDRELAELGRECWDGYKQRNDSVIVDLFQGQLQSTLVCPDCHQESITMDPFMYLTVPLPISQTRTVKVIYFPRDTEKPPLSVHMLLPANASFSTLKEKLGRLTGTPSSNIVGFDLWKNGIYQWWMDIDATTTMTDNDVGVFHEVGAPVTATGKGVGTLPTDESVTVPVFTFTLDDGARSSYQRTQMPENGCLEPFFITLSKSETTDPSAVREAIMRGYSRLARPEKSADLWVLSNDPRAKVIVDDDESVSDLRVDSSPASSQGATLAPPLDIPFTGSQASLESQSGRLVTRGDMFKVFVADASSSESHSTSFFTKKDPAVNALYRPGGPSKASGSWSGLEKRARAKRPFYKRVSSGIFGSAANSEDESEDSGSSACVRKGEAIFVQWKQDNFNEFFERDREGLGKQLEDLIDPEIAKDKEKKKAGLAITLDDCLDEFSKQETLGQNDEWYCPVCKKHVQATKKLDIYKAPDILVICLKRFGSARNLRDKLDHLVHYPLEGLNLDERIGERRITQSLRLTDEEAKHYGIEHSTEPFIYDLYAVDNHFGGLGGGHYTAFCRNKIDEQWYNYDDSRVSKASTDAVKNNRAAYLLFYKRRTARRIGGISRIKAEEASRAATPMGSMPGSPNIGPSVPASAMASTMPSGPGSPNETSPIVSDDGSSDSEDEIALSGRRIGHTLPTMPYNTAQSIGFGNTAWSRQTDVQHHFGQAGLMTPEASESGDRDEFIEVAVPAPSTSGESGLDGGYAVVPSQTSESDAEMVSMPRSPQSSE from the exons ATGCACAGCCCccgcgacggcgaccaGGCACCTCCCCCCGCACTGAACCTGAAGCGccccccaccctccccgtCTACATCCTCTTCACCCAAACGCGCCGCTTCCGAGGACCCTCTGGCGCTCGTAGCCGatcaccctcctccttccgcCCTGCCGTCGAGTCCTCTAGGAATGGACATTGACGAGGCTGAGAGCACGGGGTGGGTCGCCCGCACCGGCCAGGTATCGCTCGCAGATGAGCGTTGTCGAGATGTCCAGGGAGCCGTGATGG cgtCGGGATCGCCGCCATTCACTCCAGGATCGACGTACTACCTCATCACGAAGAGCTTTTTCCAGGCACTCACCACGTACGCGTGCTCAGGCGAGGGCTCGACCCCACAGCCCGATTTTGACAAGCTTGCACAGGGTGATCCTGTCGAGCTATGGGCTCCGGGACGTGATGGCAAGGCCACGCTCCAGGCGTTCTGGAAGGTCCGCGATggtctcgaggaggacattGACTTCATGTTCACCGGGGCGGATGGCTGGGATGCTCTCACAGCCCTGACGGGAAAGAGCGAGCCCGCGTTCCCGCGCATCTGCATGCCCGGCGGTACCATTGAGGTCTCTCCCAACATCTACTGCCTTCATGTggtcaccaccaccccatCAATTCCAGTTCCTCCAGCCACCCCGCCAGGCCCTATCCTTTTCACGCTGCCCCGCTCGAGCACGGTCGTGCAGCTCCGGGAGTTCCTGCGGACCGTGCTCGCCAACCGCGTGAGCGCCACAGCGCCCATCCGCGTCTTCTCTCTCGAATCCGCCGAGAGCCCTGCGGGCCTCAAGGTTATGGCAAAGGACCTCGCGGGGTTCAACGCCAAACTTCTGAACGGCAACACCGACACCATTGAGACCTTGGGCTTTGCGAACAATGACTCGCTCGTTGTTGAGATTGGCAGCCCGAAATTCGAGGTGGACGTCGACTTGGCCACGCAGAAGGCCATCAACATCGGTGGACCGGCTCCTCTCTTCGCCAAGCCCGCGTTCTATTCCGGGACATCCACTGTCGGCGAGTCGTCATCCAGCTCAAACCAGTTTCTgtcgctcgccaacgccaagcaCCCGATGATGATGACCCGCTCCCAGGTCCGAGGAAAGAGCGCTGGCAAGGGTCTCGTGGGTTTGAGCAATCTCGGCAACACATGTTTCCTCGCGTCGGCAACTCAATGCCTCAGCAACACACACGTCCTTGTCGACTATTTCCTGA CCGATGTGTTCAAAGAAGAGCTCAACCCGGACAACCCCCTTGGAATGCACGgccaggtcgccgaggcgttCGGTGATACCGTCCAGAATCTCTGGGAGTCGCCATCCTTCTCGTCGTATGCACCCAGGAGGTTGAAGGGGACATGCTCGCGTTTCGCACCCCAGTTCGCCGGGTACGGCCAGCACGACACTCAAGAattcctcgccttcctcctggACGGGTTGCACGAGGACCTGAACCGCATTAAGAAGAAGCCCTACATCGAGAAGCCGGATTGGAAGGCGGGGGGCGgcgaccgcgagctcgccgagcttggaAGAGAATGCTGGGACGGGTACAAGCAGCGGAACGATTCGGTCATAGTCGACCTATTCCAGGGCCAGCTCCAGAGCACGCTCGTGTGCCCCGACTGCCACCAGGAGAGCATAACCATGGACCCGTTCATGTACCTCACCGTCCCGCTGCCCATCTCACAAACTCGCACCGTCAAGGTCATCTACTTCCCGCGCGACACCGAGAAACCGCCGCTCAGCGTCCACATGCTCCTCCCTGCCAACGCATCCTTCTCCacgctcaaggagaagctcgGCAGGTTGACAGGGACACCATCATCGAACATTGTCGGCTTCGACCTGTGGAAGAACGGTATCTACCAGTGGTGGATGGATATTGACGCGACGACAACAATGACGGACAACGACGTCGGTGTCTTccacgaggtcggcgcgccGGTGACGGCCACGGGCAAGGGCGTTGGTACACTCCCCACCGACGAGTCTGTGACCGTACCAGTGTTCACCTTTACACTTGACGATGGTGCTCGCTCGTCGTACCAGCGTACACAAATGCCGGAGAATGGCTGTCTGGAGCCGTTTTTTATCACCCTGTCCAAATCCGAGACGACCGACCCTAGCGCAGTGCGCGAAGCGATCATGCGCGGCTactcgcgcttggcgcgGCCCGAGAAGAGCGCCGACTTGTGGGTCCTCTCGAATGACCCACGCGCCAAGGTGATcgtggacgacgacgagagcgtGTCGGATCTTCGCGTCGATTCGTCACCGGCCTCCTCTCAGGGGGCGACACTTGCCCCGCCCCTGGACATCCCCTTCACGGGCAGCCAGGCGTCCCTCGAAAGCCAATCGGGGCGCCTCGTCACACGCGGTGACATGTTCAAGGTCTTTGTGGCCgacgcctcgtcgtcggagaGCCATTCAACGAGTTTCTTCACCAAGAAGGACCCAGCGGTCAACGCTCTGTATCGTCCAGGTGGACCGTCCAAGGCGTCGGGGTCTTGGTCGGGACTGGAGAAGCGGGCGCGTGCCAAGCGGCCGTTCTACAAACGCGTCTCGTCCGGCATATTCGGGAGTGCCGCCAACTCGGAGGACGAGTCTGAGGACTCAGGCTCGTCCGCGTGCGTGCGCAAGGGTGAGGCCATCTTTGTGCAGTGGAAGCAGGACAACTTCAACGAGTTCTTCGAGCGTGACAGGGAGGGTCTCGGTAAGCAACTCGAGGACCTCATCGACCCCGAGATtgccaaggacaaggagaagaagaaggctggGCTCGCGAtcaccctcgacgactgcctcgacgagttctCCAAGCAAGAGACGCTGGGCCAGAACGACGAGTGGTACTGTCCCGTGTGCAAGAAGCACGTGCAGGCGACGAAGAAGCTTGACATATACAAGGCGCccgacatcctcgtcatctgCCTGAAACGCTTCGGGTCAGCCCGCAATCTTCGAGACAAGCTCGACCACCTGGTGCACTACCCGCTCGAGGGACTGAATCTCGACGAGCGAATCGGCGAGAGGCGTATCACGCAGAGCCTGAGGCTGACGGATGAAGAGGCCAAGCATTACGGCATCGAGCACAGCACCGAGCCTTTCATCTACGACCTGTATGCCGTTGACAACCACTttggcggcctcggtgGCGGGCACTACACCGCGTTCTGCCGCAACAAGATCGACGAACAGTGGTACAACTACGACGACAGCCGCGTGTCCAAGGCTAGcaccgacgccgtcaagaACAACAGAGCTGCCTACCTCCTCTTCTATAAGCGGcggacggcgcggcggatTGGCGGCATCTCGAGAATTAAGGCTGAGGAGGCGAGCCGTGCTGCGACGCCCATGGGGTCGATGCCCGGCAGCCCGAACATCGGGCCGAGCGTACCCGCAAGCGCGATGGCGAGTACCATGCCATCAGGGCCTGGGAGCCCGAACGAGACCTCACCGATAGtgagcgacgacggctcGAGTGACTCTGAGGACGAGATTGCGCTGAGCGGCCGGCGGATCGGGCACACGCTCCCGACAATGCCGTACAACACAGCGCAGTCGATCGGGTTCGGGAACACGGCTTGGTCGCGCCAGACAGACGTGCAGCACCACTTTGGTCAGGCGGGCCTGATGACGCCTGAGGCGTCCGAGAGCGGAGACAGAGACGAGTTCATCGAGGTCGCTGTACCGGCCCCAAGCACGTCAGGCGAGAGTGGGCTGGACGGCGGCTACGCCGTCGTGCCATCGCAgacgagcgagagcgacgccgagatggtCTCGATGCCGCGCTCCCCACAAAGCTCGGAATGA
- the MRPL35 gene encoding uncharacterized protein (Phosphatidylethanolamine-binding protein), whose product MASRILARASRFAGPSRPLRAFVRAESTVAFDPALPRGQEPAYDLALEYIAADAARVRAQLEKAQTEAGDRPSPEQAERIRALEVNAEINDPATRRLFASTAGVGSMDRAVMRELAERAWRRNGGLDLLMQRLFQLGVVPDILPDILPTADMTVWAGAGEAVEAGKIIPPSSLKEAPRVHVQLFGHPSTPSATHPNPEGKYTLLVVDPDSPDHENQTYKQRVHYAKTDLSLSVISGATDLMTAPGTELLAYEPPTPPKGTGKHRYVFLVIKQGNVLHPVTRDNFTLRQYLEEHKLSDKDVVAASLVRSQWSEDEAEYIAEAYQQAHGEPVPEYGLPPKELKYGYPLNARQQRQESIRQEALDSILKDLEGLGQEQVPQ is encoded by the coding sequence ATGGCATCAAGGATCCTCGCCCGGGCATCCCGCTTCGCCGGCCCCTCCCGGCCTCTCAGAGCCTTTGTGCGTGCCGAGTCGACTGTCGCGTTCGACCCCGCCCTCCCTCGCGGTCAGGAGCCCGCGTacgacctcgcgctcgagtaCATTGCGGCGGACGCAGCCCGCGTACGCGCACAGCTGGAGAAGGCGCAGACCGAGGCGGGAGACCGCCCCAGCCCAGAGCAGGCGGAGCGGATACGTGCACTCGAGGTGAATGCTGAGATCAACGACCCGGCAACCCGGCGGCTGTTTGCGTCGACCGCAGGCGTCGGGAGCATGGACCGGGCAGTGATGCGCGAGCTGGCAGAGCGCGCGTGGCGTCGTAACGGCGGACTCGACCTGCTTATGCAGCGCCTgttccagctcggcgtcgttcCGGATATCCTCCCCGACATCCTCCCGACTGCCGACATGACCGTCTGGGCTGGCGCAggcgaggccgtcgaggccggcaaGATCATTCCCCCATCGAGCCTGAAGGAGGCGCCTCGCGTGCACGTCCAGCTCTTCGGGCACCCCTCCACGCCCAGCGCGACCCACCCTAACCCCGAGGGAAAGTACACGCTGCTCGTGGTCGACCCCGACTCTCCCGACCATGAGAACCAGACGTACAAGCAGCGGGTGCACTACGCCAAGACCGACCTTTCGCTCTCCGTCATCTCTGGCGCGACCGACCTCATGACTGCACCTGGTACCGAGCTGCTCGCATACGAGccccccaccccgcccAAGGGTACCGGCAAGCATCGCTACGTCTTCCTGGTCATCAAGCAGGGCAACGTCCTCCACCCCGTCACCCGGGACAACTTCACCCTCCGCCAGTATCTCGAAGAGCACAAGCTGTCGGACAAGGATGTTGTCGCGGCTTCGCTTGTCCGCTCGCAGTGGTCCGaagacgaggccgagtacATCGCCGAGGCGTACCAGCAGGCCCACGGCGAGCCTGTGCCAGAGTACGGCTTGCCTCCCAAGGAGCTAAAGTACGGGTACCCCCTCAACGCGCGGCAGCAGCGCCAAGAGTCCATCCGCcaggaggcgctcgacagCATCCTCAAGGACCTTGAGGGGCTCGGGCAGGAGCAGGTTCCGCAGTAG
- a CDS encoding uncharacterized protein (Ornithine decarboxylase antizyme): MNASTTSMDIDSPWMFANSVKYSTPAHSTPALALARAGGPEGTTYLYQLDDAPAAAPGGGFEAGGGTDGTYLPPTTVATYPTPPSSLSGSYRVPARPPPEQLYPLTPSSVASNLVSNLYRPNACSLTRSASGASAKSTASSTSSTSSDDAARCGPVLPLIHGVFPATASSVSAASHMLEIVTPPTHVLHGFIADEPTLGRLVFVHLPPTHASAPARPEVLAPHFFNVLHSDGPTYSAAPAPPTGPVALDIRESLTALLDLADEIEGTQLVLILDKDEREPAPLAELMHALMYVGGTPVRPGAPVGEWEWDARRWALVSIEL, encoded by the exons ATGaacgcctcgacgacgagtatGGACATCGACAGTCCGTGGATGTTCGCAAACTCGGTCAAGTACTCCACTCCGGCTCACTCCACTCCTGCTCTGGCGCTTGCGCGCGCAGGTGGTCCAGAGGGCACCACATATCTCTAtcagctcgacgacgccccGGCGGCCGCCCCGGG CGGTGGGTTTGAGGCGGGCGGGGGGACGGACGGCACCTACCTCCCGCCAACAACTGTTGCCACCTACCCGACACCCCCCTCGAGTCTGTCGGGAAGCTACCGCGTACCCGCGCGGCCCCCACCTGAACAGCTGTATCCCCTTACACCGTCGTCGGTTGCTTCCAACCTGGTATCCAACCTCTATCGCCCTAACGCGTGCTCGTTGACGCGTTCCGCGTCTGGCGCGTCCGCGAAATCAACCGCGtcctccacttcctcgacatcctcaGACGATGCGGCGCGCTGTGGTCCAGTCCTACCCCTCATCCACGGCGTGTTTCCAGCAACGGCATCCTCCGTATCCGCGGCATCGCACATGCTGGAGATCGTTACACCCCCCACCCACGTGCTGCACGGCTtcatcgccgacgagccgaccctcggccgcctcgtgTTCGTCCACCTGCCACCGACGCACGCtagcgcgccggcgcgcccCGAAGTCCTCGCGCCGCACTTCTTCAACGTTCTCCACAGCGACGGGCCGACGTACTCAGCCGCACCGGCCCCTCCAACGGGtcccgtcgcgctcgataTCCGCGAGAGTCTCACTGCCCTCCTAGATCTAGcggacgagatcgagggTACGcaactcgtcctcatcctcgacaaggacgagcgtGAGCCCGCCCCGCTCGCCGAACTCATGCACGCGCTCATGTACGTCGGCGGTACGCCTGTTCGCCCCGGCGCCCCCgtcggcgagtgggagtgggacgCGCGCCGCTGGGCGCTCGTCTCTATCGAGCTGTAG
- the SWE1 gene encoding uncharacterized protein (MYT1 kinase) yields the protein MRAQMWAQSHPLPTPALAAVGTPTDDSPFLTHRPPTSFRSPHSAIKGKHKLSPSPSPRHHGFDLSPRLPLHEQTPNRHSGSDNSSSPSLGDSPTPGFMSSRKMRMPDPPDSPIRGVPGCMRSLAASRSLSSVAGPPKDQSSSGDDLFSPNMDRIQPSKSLFIDRGSSPTFGKHVTTVPAPPLFQAIRASQSGDLNPRSLRRSNLPRVTTSVRAQKLNSLSSQKKAVSLGDMQTDKLGNEGFESAYLLGRKPRSSMPNTTGRGTSHRRETSIARSIGQKSGLALPLHSPKPRRSELGSNSSLSSIASNGLTPPMAEEPVFETSKHNFDNVKPNPEIFDAAVGIKQRFKGRDSTSSNEGDRSICPPSVLRLGTIPGPSVKRARSLGHRPTGLGIDVPSDSLASKYDFVVDRVSSFAFHTDEKPIMPNTPVKRHAFGHSHPRSSGRIAMSVSQPSLGSGLDSGHVFAPKLALHPQSTRKTLPSMRKLSADVPHLTVTTTSSPDSLMDDSSSPTMNLGSSKRLGTGAGSMSLLRTNSSSTTEISEDEITPTKGGGSATVLAAASSLKTPTPSPGRPTNLSRSLNALSSVAVPRLSLPVADKQLTKAERRRAHRQSMPLGPIELPEEEQDIFDSRFIPHGQIGRGAFSTVLKAEARDGSGTFAVKITRGVFDGVKDRLRHLEEVDILRHLSKNLNDHVLKFVDAWEQNRQLYIQTEECAGSLAAFLEIFGQQNEHLHESYIWKIARDIGDGIRHMHDNGVVHFDLKPANILVSADRCLKIADFGFATRWPRISPAEIVAGSQLGGSIGEVRQEKLHREGDHTYMPPEMLKGKFVKPADIYSFGLILLETAMNIYLPSGGESWTALRNDNFGFLNLSMFSPQLADFIFTLLNSDPDQRPNIHQIMAHPVIQRSWNGGPALNPGPQGWLNSILTGSPMPLPSSTTTPPAGLDGEGDVIMGDA from the exons ATGCGCGCTCAGATGTGGGCTCAATCacaccccctccccactccGGCGCTGGCTGCAGTTGGCACGCCAACGGACGACAGCCCCTTTCTCACTCACCGCCCACCCACTAGCTTCCGCTCCCCGCACTCGGCCATCAAGGGCAAACACAAgctctccccctccccatcccctcgccaccacgGCTTTGACCTATCTCCTCGCTTGCCACTGCACGAGCAGACGCCAAATCGGCATAGTGGCAGCGACAACTCGtcttcaccttccctcggcGATTCTCCCACACCAGGTTTCATGTCTTCGCGCAAGATGCGGATGCCAGACCCACCCGACAGCCCCATACGCGGTGTCCCAGGTTGCatgcgctcgctcgccgcctcTCGCTCTCTTTCCTCAGTTGCCGGCCCCCCCAAGGACCAGAGCAGCAGTGGCGACGACTTGTTCTCCCCCAATATGGACCGCATCCAGCCTTCCAAGTCGCTGTTTATCGACAGAGGATCGTCGCCTACTTTTGGCAAGCATGTGACGACTGTTCCAGCCCCTCCATTATTCCAGGCGATCCGCGCATCACAGTCGGGCGATCTCAACCCAAGAAGCTTGCGCCGATCAAATCTCCCACGCGTGACGACAAGCGTCCGGGCCCAGAAGCTCAACAGCCTGTCTTCTCAGAAGAAGGCAGTCTCTCTCGGCGATATGCAGActgacaagctcggcaacgAAGGGTTTGAGTCTGCctacctcctcggccgcaagCCCCGATCCTCAATGCCAAACACCACGGGCCGTGGCACCTCCCATCGTCGCGAGACGTCCATTGCGCGTTCCATTGGGCAAAAATctggcctcgcgctcccgcTACACTCGCCCAAGCCAAGGCGATCAGAGCTTGGATCCAACTCGTCTCTCTCATCCATCGCGAGCAACGGCCTGACTCCACcgatggccgaggagccGGTATTCGAGACGAGCAAACACAATTTTGACAACGTCAAGCCCAACCCCGAGATCTTTGACGCGGCCGTAGGCATCAAGCAGAGGTTCAAGGGCCGCGACTCGACCAGCTCCAACGAAGGTGACCGCTCAATCTGCCCGCCGTCAGTActccgcctcggcacgATTCCAGGTCCCAGCGTCAAGAGAGCACGATCACTTGGTCACCGCCCAACAGGACTGGGCATCGACGTGCCGAGCGACTCACTGGCCAGCAAGTATGACTTTGTTGTCGACCGTGTGTCGAGCTTTGCGTTCCACACGGACGAGAAGCCCATTATGCCCAACACGCCCGTGAAGCGACACGCTTTTGGCCACTCACACCCGCGCTCCTCCGGTCGCATCGCCATGTCCGTTTCGCAGCCATCTCTGGGTTCGGGCTTGGACTCTGGTCATGTCTTTGCCCCGAAGCTGGCCCTTCACCCGCAGTCGACTCGCAAGACTCTCCCTTCAATGCGCAAGCTCAGCGCCGACGTCCCGCACTTAACCGTCACCACGACGTCGTCTCCCGACAGCCTCATGGACGATTCCTCCAGCCCGACCATGAACCTCGGCTCGAGCAAGCGCCTAGGCACCGGTGCCGGCAGCATGAGCCTCCTACGCACGAATAGCTCGTCAACAACGGAGATCAGTGAGGACGAGATTACGCCGACCAAGGGCGGCGGCTCGGCAACCGTCTTAGCTGCCGCCTCAAGCCTCAAGACCCCCACGCCAAGCCCTGGCCGCCCTACCAAcctctcgcgctcgctcaACGCCCTTAGCAGTGTCGCAGTTCCACGTCTCTCACTCCCGGTTGCGGACAAGCAGTtgaccaaggccgagcggAGACGCGCACATAGACAGTCCATGCCACTTGGGCCCATTGAGCTGCCAGAGGAAGAGCAGGACATCTTTGACTCCCGATTCATCCCACATGGACAGATCGGACGAGGTGCCTTCTCAACcgtcctcaaggccgaggcgcgtgATGGCTCGGGTACTTTTGCAGTCAAGATTACCCGTGGCGTATTTGATGGTGTCAAGGACCG TCTCCGACACCTTGAGGAAGTCGACATTCTCCGCCACCTGTCCAAGAACCTTAACGACCACGTCCTCAAGTTTGTCGACGCCTGGGAGCAGAACAGACAGTTGTACATCCAAACCGAGGAGTGCGCGGGATCTCTTGCCGCGTTCCTCGAGATCTTTGGCCAGCAAAACGAGCACCTTCACGAGAGCTACATCTGGAAGATTGCACGCGATATCGGCGACGGCATCCGCCACATGCACGACAACGGGGTCGTCCATTTTGATCTCAAGCCCGCCAACATCCTCGTCTCGGCCGACCGCTGCCTCAAGATTGCCGACTTTGGCTTTGCCACGCGCTGGCCGCGTATCTCTCCCGCCGAGATTGTGGCAGGCTCCCAGCTTGGAGGCTCCATAGGCGAAGTCAGGCAAGAGAAGCTCCACCGCGAGGGCGACCATACGTACATGCCTCCCGAAATGCTCAAGGGCAAGTTCGTCAAGCCAGCGGATATCTACAG CTTCGgtctcatcctcctcgagacggcCATGAACATTTATCTCCCGTCGGGTGGGGAGAGCTGGACCGCCCTCCGCAACGACAACTTTGGTTTCCTCAACCTGTCCATGTTCAGCCCCCAGCTGGCCGACTTCATCTTCACCCTCCTCAACTCGGACCCTGACCAGCGACCGAACATTCACCAGATCATGGCCCACCCCGTCATCCAGCGCTCCTGGAACGGTGGGCCTGCTCTCAACCCCGGGCCCCAGGGCTGGCTAAACTCGATCCTCACGGGCTCGCCAATGCCCCTCCCGTCATCTACAACAACCCCGCCGGCCGGGctcgatggcgagggcgatgtGATCATGGGCGACGCCTAG
- a CDS encoding uncharacterized protein (Sir2 family), which produces MVRLSIPSIPVRPPRPPTALDLLSISAAGEHLASFLAKGKGRTLAITGAGVSVDSGIRAYRGEEGRYLNPNYSPIFYSELVEDSPRGELFRKRYWGRSFLGYPPVRDAKPNPTHIYIAALQALGLAPGLITQNVDNLHSKALRMVHDAMRRHNVEPSATLRPRLRIGSSMSDPHVSTPPPTTIRSAVNPILELHGTLARVHCLLHGHQQSRDNWQDQLAGGNPIWASEAAWAADTGNMPRTNPDGDVELPGADYNNFNVPECEVCVAEGIDKSIVKPNVIFFGETLPPPVRDDSFELVEAASSLLVLGTTLATYSAFRLIKAAREQGKPVFMVSLGPSRADDLDGVEKMERVAGPVLRAFLDDYLATNSGPKVEAVKSILDAGIVVELPKKDVVSAGTPESNPGEEVARP; this is translated from the exons ATGGTCCGCCTCTCGATCCCCTCGATCCCTGTCCGCCCACCGCGCCCCCCAaccgccctcgacctcctttCCATTTCCGCGGCGGGTGAACACCTCGCATCCTTCCTCGCAAAGGGCAAGGGCCGGACACTCGCAATCACGGGAGCTGGGGTGAGCGTCGACAGTGGGATTAGGGCGTatcgcggcgaggaggggcggTATTTGAACCCGAATTACTC GCCCATCTTCTACTCtgaactcgtcgaggactcgccgcgcggcgagctgtTCAG GAAACGAT ACTGGGGTCGCTCCTTCCTGGGC TACCCGCCCGTCCGAGATGCCAAGCCTAACCCAACACACATCTACATCGCGGCGCTACAGgctctcggccttgcgccAGGTCTGATCACACAAAATGTCGATAACCTACACAGCAAAGCCCTGCGTATGGTACACGACGCGATGCGGCGACACAACGTGGAGCCATCAGCAACTCTACGGCCGCGTCTGCGCATAggctcgtccatgtccgaTCCCCACGTTAGCACCCCGCCTCCAACCACTATCAGGAGCGCAGTAAACCccatcctcgagctgcacGGCACACTAGCCCGCGTCCACTGCCTTCTACACGGGCACCAGCAGTCCCGCGACAACTGGCAGGACCAGCTCGCTGGCGGTAACCCCATTTGGGCCTCTGAGGCTGCGTGGGCCGCGGACACAGGAAA caTGCCTCGCACCAACCCCGACGGTGACGTCGAGCTTCCCGGTGCGGACTACAACAACTTCAATGTGCCCGAGTGCGAGGTCTGCGTCGCTGAAGGGATAGACAAGTCCATT gtcaAGCCCAATGTCATCTTCTTCGGCGAGACGCTGCCGCCCCCGGTGCGCGATGATTC cttcgagctcgtcgaggccgcgtCCTCTCTCCTCGTGCTGGGGACTACACTTGCCACCTACTCGGCCTTCCGCCTCATCAAGGCGGCGCGAGAACAGGGCAAGCCCGTGTTCATGGTCTCGTTGGGCCCGTCGCGtgccgacgacctcgacggcgtggAGAAGATGGAGCGTGTTGCCGGGCCTGTCCTCcgcgccttcctcgacgatTACTTGGC aacAAACTCTGGgcccaaggtcgaggccgtcaagagtatcctcgacgcaggaatcgtcgtcgagcttcCTAAGAAGGACGTCGTCTCCGCTGGGACCCCAGAGTCCAACCccggtgaggaggtggcaCGCCCATAA